In Kangiella profundi, one DNA window encodes the following:
- a CDS encoding Trm112 family protein — translation MNHKLLDVLVCPICKGDLVYKKDSEELICRFDKLAYPIRDDIPVMLENEARNVSSEELDAL, via the coding sequence ATGAATCATAAACTTTTAGATGTTCTGGTTTGCCCGATTTGCAAGGGCGACCTGGTGTATAAAAAAGATAGCGAAGAGCTAATTTGTCGCTTTGATAAATTGGCATACCCCATTCGAGACGATATTCCGGTAATGCTGGAAAACGAAGCGAGAAACGTCTCAAGCGAGGAACTTGATGCACTTTAA
- the lpxK gene encoding tetraacyldisaccharide 4'-kinase — protein sequence MAISKSQQFFESLWYRKTVWWLWLLWPLQLLLRILVFLRRTFYRIDLFKSTKLNVPVIVIGNITVGGTGKTPLAIYLIELLKSQGYKPGLISRGYGGKSEHYPLTVTESISAAESGDEPFLIRRRTQVPVVVDPIRARGAKELEDQGCNIIICDDGLQHYALQRDIEIVVIDGHRKLGNGLLMPLGPLREPQSRLKRADYIVVNGKDMVLEPDTIQAINGHDKQIQEPFTAVAAIGNPERFYRTLEGLGYQFDSQSFPDHYEFSEQDFESFQGNIVMTEKDAVKCLSFADERFYFLPVSAKLSKQFIQSLMEQIKAITHES from the coding sequence ATGGCCATTTCCAAAAGCCAACAGTTTTTTGAGTCATTGTGGTACCGCAAAACTGTCTGGTGGCTTTGGTTGTTATGGCCATTGCAACTTCTATTACGGATTCTTGTTTTTCTTCGCAGAACTTTCTACCGGATTGATCTTTTCAAATCGACTAAACTCAATGTGCCTGTCATTGTTATTGGCAATATCACCGTTGGCGGTACCGGAAAAACGCCTTTAGCCATTTATCTCATCGAACTTCTCAAAAGCCAGGGATATAAACCCGGGCTTATTAGTCGTGGTTATGGTGGAAAGTCTGAACATTATCCTTTAACAGTAACTGAATCTATATCTGCGGCTGAATCTGGTGATGAGCCATTCTTGATTCGCAGAAGAACTCAGGTACCTGTTGTGGTTGACCCGATTCGTGCGCGTGGTGCCAAGGAGCTCGAAGACCAGGGTTGCAACATCATTATTTGTGACGATGGACTTCAGCATTATGCTTTGCAGCGCGATATTGAGATTGTGGTGATTGATGGCCATCGAAAGCTGGGTAATGGTTTGTTAATGCCATTGGGTCCATTACGGGAGCCACAATCACGCTTGAAGCGTGCTGATTATATTGTCGTTAATGGAAAGGACATGGTGCTTGAACCCGATACTATTCAAGCCATAAATGGGCACGACAAGCAGATTCAAGAGCCATTCACCGCAGTGGCAGCCATCGGTAATCCAGAGCGCTTTTATCGAACACTTGAAGGGCTGGGCTATCAATTTGATAGCCAATCATTTCCCGATCATTATGAATTTTCAGAACAGGACTTTGAATCATTTCAGGGCAATATTGTCATGACTGAAAAAGATGCTGTGAAATGCCTATCGTTTGCTGATGAGCGTTTTTATTTTTTACCCGTTAGCGCTAAACTGTCTAAACAGTTTATACAGTCGTTAATGGAACAGATTAAGGCTATAACGCATGAATCATAA
- the msbA gene encoding lipid A export permease/ATP-binding protein MsbA, with protein MTEPKNYTGWEIYKRLLGFTKKYKTVFIVGVTANILFALVETYFVNSIKYLIDDGIKARDSYFLLVKTPLFIMGAIMLRGVFNFVSVYCMGWVGRKVVQTLREQLYEHFVRQPTEFFSKRAPGNLLSTLTFNTEQVAVASSDAITSALRAGGTIIFIITFMAITSWRLTLFLFILVPVVGWVIKVSARRLKKVSSSIQNVVGDVTRAAEESIKANQVIKIFGGTEREIENFNKQANRNRQQDMKLIATKGLASPVIQFIAGIGFAAIMYFGSQEMLNDRISEGELISFITLMAMILRPLKEVSNVNTHLQRGIAGAQSVFDILDLPNEPDEGTKVIDEADGSIEFKHVSFGYKPDEKVLNDISFNVPAGQSIALVGKSGSGKSTIASLLQRLYNINQGELLIDGIPIQELTLDSLRKQIATVSQSVVLFNDTIRHNIAYGRMDEVSDEDIIQAAKNAHAWEFIEKLPQGLDTIVGDNGVMLSGGQRQRIAIARAMLKDAPILILDEATSALDTESERHIQEALEELMKDRTTVVVAHRLSTIENADRILVLKDGVIIESGSHQELLGKNGEYTRLYQMQFSE; from the coding sequence ATGACTGAACCAAAAAACTACACAGGCTGGGAAATTTATAAACGCCTGTTAGGCTTCACCAAAAAATACAAAACGGTTTTTATCGTTGGCGTCACCGCGAACATACTCTTTGCGCTGGTAGAAACCTATTTTGTAAATTCGATTAAATACCTGATCGATGACGGTATTAAAGCGCGTGACAGTTATTTCCTGCTGGTTAAAACGCCTCTATTTATTATGGGCGCCATTATGCTGCGCGGTGTTTTCAACTTTGTCTCGGTTTACTGCATGGGCTGGGTGGGCCGCAAAGTGGTGCAGACCCTGCGTGAACAGCTCTATGAACATTTCGTACGCCAACCGACCGAATTCTTTTCTAAGCGCGCTCCCGGTAATCTTTTATCGACCTTAACCTTTAATACTGAGCAAGTTGCCGTTGCCAGTTCTGACGCTATCACATCAGCTTTGCGTGCTGGTGGAACCATTATTTTTATCATCACCTTCATGGCGATTACCAGCTGGCGCTTAACACTATTCTTATTCATTTTGGTTCCAGTCGTTGGCTGGGTGATTAAAGTCAGTGCGCGCCGTTTGAAGAAAGTTAGTAGCAGTATTCAGAACGTAGTGGGTGATGTGACTCGAGCAGCCGAAGAATCCATTAAGGCCAATCAGGTTATTAAAATCTTTGGCGGTACAGAGCGCGAAATTGAAAACTTTAACAAGCAAGCCAATCGCAACCGCCAACAAGACATGAAGCTGATTGCGACCAAAGGGCTTGCGTCACCAGTTATTCAGTTTATTGCCGGTATTGGTTTTGCAGCCATTATGTATTTTGGCAGCCAGGAAATGCTTAATGACCGTATATCAGAGGGTGAGTTAATTTCCTTTATTACGCTGATGGCGATGATTCTGCGTCCGTTAAAAGAAGTTAGCAACGTTAATACACATTTGCAGCGCGGTATCGCTGGCGCGCAGAGTGTATTCGATATTCTAGACCTGCCTAATGAGCCAGATGAAGGGACAAAGGTTATTGACGAGGCAGATGGCTCTATAGAATTTAAACACGTCAGTTTCGGCTATAAGCCTGATGAAAAAGTTCTCAATGATATTTCCTTCAATGTGCCGGCTGGTCAATCCATTGCATTAGTGGGCAAGTCGGGCAGCGGTAAAAGTACTATTGCCAGCCTGTTGCAGCGACTTTATAACATCAATCAGGGCGAGTTATTGATTGATGGGATTCCAATTCAGGAATTGACGCTCGACTCGTTGCGTAAACAGATTGCCACCGTGTCACAAAGCGTAGTGCTGTTTAACGATACCATTCGCCATAACATCGCCTACGGCCGCATGGACGAAGTTTCTGATGAAGATATCATTCAGGCCGCTAAAAACGCTCATGCTTGGGAATTTATTGAAAAACTTCCACAAGGGTTGGATACCATAGTTGGCGACAATGGTGTGATGCTCTCTGGTGGTCAAAGACAGCGTATTGCGATTGCGCGTGCCATGCTTAAGGATGCTCCGATTCTGATTCTCGATGAAGCGACATCAGCTCTGGACACCGAATCTGAGCGTCACATTCAAGAAGCTCTTGAAGAGTTGATGAAGGATCGAACGACCGTTGTCGTTGCTCACCGCTTATCAACTATCGAAAATGCTGATCGAATTCTGGTGTTAAAAGATGGTGTGATTATTGAGTCAGGAAGCCATCAGGAACTGCTTGGTAAAAATGGTGAGTATACTCGTCTTTATCAAATGCAGTTTAGTGAATAA
- a CDS encoding ExbD/TolR family protein produces MWQNKKKEDLQLNLTPLIDVVFLLLIFFMVSTSFKKESKISLDLPEANGEIAEKLPESIEISINKDGEVFVNGEGLINRQLETIKDAIKQVANDPSTPLVINADAQAPYQAVISVMDAAGQVGFNNLTLATQQPKSDTQD; encoded by the coding sequence ATGTGGCAAAACAAGAAAAAAGAAGATTTGCAGCTGAACCTGACACCACTAATTGATGTGGTGTTTTTGTTGCTGATTTTCTTCATGGTTTCTACCAGTTTTAAGAAAGAGAGTAAAATCAGTCTTGATTTACCAGAGGCTAATGGTGAAATTGCTGAGAAGCTGCCTGAGTCCATTGAAATCAGTATTAACAAGGATGGCGAGGTGTTTGTTAACGGCGAAGGCTTGATTAATCGTCAACTAGAGACTATAAAGGACGCCATTAAGCAGGTAGCCAATGATCCTTCAACGCCGCTGGTCATCAATGCAGACGCTCAGGCGCCTTATCAGGCAGTCATTAGCGTTATGGACGCAGCAGGGCAAGTAGGTTTTAATAACCTGACATTAGCTACGCAACAACCGAAATCGGACACTCAAGACTAG
- a CDS encoding MotA/TolQ/ExbB proton channel family protein — MPLFATSSGMLFDLLKTGGWTMVPIMLCSLIAMGIIVERFWSLQRNRILPKHLVAQVWTWIKNGQFDKTKMRDLKNSSALGEVLTAGLLNHQHGRAAMKASINEAGRAVVVRLERFLNTLGSIALVTPLLGLLGTVIGMIRVFTVIRVQGVGNADALAGGISEALITTAAGMAVAIPTLVMHRHFSRRVEELVSEMEQEALKMVDVLHGEREIFTGN; from the coding sequence ATGCCTTTATTTGCTACCTCAAGCGGCATGTTATTTGATCTGCTTAAAACAGGTGGTTGGACGATGGTTCCGATCATGCTGTGTTCCTTGATTGCTATGGGTATTATCGTTGAGCGCTTCTGGAGCCTGCAACGTAACCGTATTTTGCCGAAACACCTGGTTGCTCAGGTTTGGACCTGGATTAAGAATGGTCAGTTCGACAAGACCAAGATGCGTGATCTGAAGAATAGCTCGGCGTTGGGTGAAGTCTTAACCGCAGGTCTTTTGAACCATCAGCACGGTCGAGCGGCGATGAAAGCCAGTATTAATGAAGCAGGGCGTGCGGTTGTGGTGCGTTTGGAGCGCTTCTTGAATACTTTGGGCTCGATTGCTTTGGTGACTCCTCTGTTAGGTCTTTTAGGTACTGTAATCGGTATGATCCGCGTATTTACCGTGATTCGCGTACAGGGCGTGGGTAATGCTGATGCTCTGGCTGGCGGTATCTCGGAAGCGCTTATTACCACTGCTGCTGGTATGGCTGTGGCGATACCAACGCTGGTTATGCACCGTCATTTCTCGCGTCGCGTTGAAGAATTGGTCAGTGAGATGGAACAAGAAGCCTTGAAAATGGTGGATGTTCTACACGGCGAACGTGAAATCTTCACTGGCAACTAA
- a CDS encoding DNA internalization-related competence protein ComEC/Rec2: MFVWTLALLAGCCSILFIPSLSFDVIILSTLLSALAVFGLASTALCILTKAPKAIKTKLLVFGGLSLGIVWSCSNAYWQLQRQIPEPFNNQAHIIDAEVIGLPAIYPEYCQFTARIQKANEFKLLGRVIRLKFYQSECPFELGQVWQMQIKLKPIHGPVNMAGFDLERFYFEQGIDGRGYVRQDFLVLKSEASNPVHQFRQLTHSQLSSLHNAGIFQALLIGEKSSITDQQRDVLQKLGLSHLIAISGLHISIIAGVSFWLIRSLWGWMSGYKLTRRWPPLFVGLWGSCIVAFNYSAMADFSIPTVRALIMWCSVALAFLLQRRSAIYEGLIWSLLLVLLIFPLSVLSASFWMTFIAVVVISLLLMGRSQQNHNWKHKFNSLLKLQVAITLTLAIPSLLYFQQASLLGMMVNIFMIPLFSILLLPAIFLSFLLSLIGIDWQFQQLDALVSVFFKFSKELLNSDLIGSSSLFVINTTLPTFIGILLFMALMICWLPLSSIKRPLVVSTLVISAIMLMGQKLDRELSEAKWSIDVFDVGHGLAILLHNNRHAILYDTGYASPGSSAVESYIIPSLRALGISKIDTLILSHKDNDHAGGATQLLENFPVDQIIADSWYDKPSQPCEVGQVIELEDATLEFLYGEQNAVSDKPNNQSCVVKITINDFSLLIPGDIEKDAEYLLASSEVFAKLEADILIAPHHGSKTSSTYPFIKRVDPEIVIYTSELYSRYPIPHPSVYKRYQEFNIKGEHSGCAGQITINPYDGSIKRWRDEQRVWRKEACEV, translated from the coding sequence ATGTTTGTATGGACGCTGGCATTATTAGCAGGTTGTTGCTCTATACTGTTCATTCCAAGCTTGTCGTTTGATGTCATCATATTATCAACGCTGTTATCGGCACTGGCAGTGTTTGGTCTTGCCTCGACTGCCTTATGCATCTTAACAAAAGCCCCCAAAGCAATTAAAACAAAGCTATTGGTGTTCGGAGGTTTGAGCCTTGGAATTGTATGGTCTTGCAGCAACGCTTATTGGCAATTACAACGCCAAATACCGGAGCCCTTCAACAATCAGGCGCACATTATAGATGCCGAGGTTATTGGATTACCAGCGATTTATCCCGAGTATTGTCAGTTTACGGCCCGAATCCAGAAAGCCAATGAATTTAAACTGTTAGGCAGGGTAATTCGACTAAAGTTCTATCAATCTGAATGTCCTTTCGAATTAGGTCAGGTATGGCAAATGCAAATCAAGCTCAAGCCAATTCATGGCCCAGTCAATATGGCGGGCTTTGATCTGGAGAGATTTTATTTTGAACAGGGCATTGATGGGCGGGGTTATGTGCGCCAGGATTTTCTTGTATTAAAGTCAGAAGCTTCTAATCCCGTACATCAATTCAGGCAACTGACGCATTCGCAATTATCCAGCTTACACAATGCTGGGATCTTTCAGGCATTGTTGATTGGCGAAAAATCATCCATTACAGATCAGCAAAGAGACGTCTTACAGAAACTTGGACTGAGTCATCTGATCGCCATATCAGGCTTACACATTTCAATTATCGCGGGTGTGAGTTTCTGGCTTATCCGTTCGCTCTGGGGATGGATGAGTGGTTATAAACTGACCAGGCGATGGCCGCCATTGTTTGTTGGCTTGTGGGGTAGTTGCATAGTGGCCTTTAACTACAGCGCAATGGCTGACTTTTCTATTCCAACGGTTCGCGCTTTGATCATGTGGTGTTCGGTTGCTTTGGCTTTTCTGCTGCAAAGGCGATCGGCGATTTATGAAGGCTTAATCTGGTCACTGTTATTGGTGCTACTGATATTTCCACTCAGCGTCTTATCGGCCAGTTTTTGGATGACCTTTATCGCCGTTGTGGTGATTAGTCTATTGCTGATGGGGCGCAGTCAACAAAACCATAACTGGAAACACAAATTTAACAGTTTATTAAAACTGCAAGTTGCCATAACTTTAACGCTGGCCATTCCATCATTGTTGTATTTTCAGCAGGCCAGTCTGCTTGGCATGATGGTCAATATCTTCATGATTCCCTTATTCAGCATCCTGTTATTGCCAGCCATATTTCTAAGCTTCTTGTTGAGTCTCATTGGAATCGATTGGCAGTTTCAGCAACTCGATGCATTAGTCAGTGTATTTTTCAAATTCAGTAAAGAACTTTTGAACAGCGACCTTATCGGAAGTTCTTCCTTGTTTGTCATTAACACAACTCTTCCAACTTTTATTGGCATTCTGCTATTCATGGCTTTAATGATTTGCTGGCTACCACTCTCAAGTATCAAAAGACCCTTGGTAGTTTCTACATTGGTAATCAGCGCAATTATGCTGATGGGACAAAAACTCGACAGGGAATTATCAGAAGCTAAATGGTCAATCGATGTTTTCGATGTGGGGCATGGCTTAGCCATACTTTTGCACAACAACCGTCACGCCATACTTTACGACACCGGCTACGCCAGTCCAGGCTCCAGCGCAGTAGAGAGTTACATCATTCCAAGTCTTAGAGCACTTGGTATTTCAAAAATCGACACATTAATACTCAGCCACAAGGATAATGATCATGCAGGTGGCGCTACCCAACTTCTCGAAAACTTTCCAGTAGACCAAATTATCGCCGACTCCTGGTACGATAAACCTAGTCAGCCATGTGAAGTAGGGCAGGTCATTGAGCTTGAAGATGCAACACTAGAGTTCTTATATGGCGAACAAAATGCAGTATCCGACAAACCCAACAATCAATCCTGCGTGGTAAAAATCACCATCAATGATTTTAGCTTACTGATTCCAGGTGATATCGAAAAAGACGCAGAGTACCTGCTAGCCAGCAGCGAAGTCTTTGCAAAACTGGAAGCTGATATATTAATAGCCCCACACCACGGCAGTAAAACCTCATCAACCTATCCCTTCATCAAACGCGTCGATCCTGAAATCGTCATCTACACCAGCGAACTCTACAGCCGCTATCCAATCCCACATCCCAGCGTCTATAAACGCTATCAGGAATTCAACATCAAAGGCGAACACTCAGGCTGCGCAGGCCAAATCACCATTAATCCTTATGACGGAAGCATAAAACGTTGGAGGGATGAGCAGAGGGTATGGAGGAAAGAAGCTTGTGAAGTTTGA
- the lolD gene encoding lipoprotein-releasing ABC transporter ATP-binding protein LolD, which translates to MSNDRLIEVTNLSRVYEDGASKVTVLESLNLSVERGEQLAIVGASGSGKSTLLHLIGALDKPTEGTVLINDQDVHKLKPKAQGEFRNMNIGFVYQFHHLLPEFTALENVAMPLIIRGTNRDQAYRKASALIERVGLTNRESHKPSELSGGERQRIAFARALANEPVCVLADEPTGNLDHATALKVYDLMCEINQEMGTTFITVTHDLELASKMQRQLKLEDGHLMAIE; encoded by the coding sequence ATGAGTAATGATCGTTTAATAGAAGTAACGAATTTGAGTCGTGTTTATGAAGACGGAGCTAGCAAGGTAACCGTCCTCGAGTCGCTTAATTTATCCGTAGAACGAGGCGAGCAGCTGGCCATTGTCGGTGCTTCAGGTTCCGGAAAAAGTACCTTGTTACATCTTATTGGCGCATTGGATAAACCTACCGAAGGTACGGTACTGATCAATGATCAGGATGTTCATAAGCTTAAGCCAAAAGCGCAGGGTGAGTTCCGCAACATGAATATAGGTTTTGTGTATCAGTTTCATCACTTATTGCCAGAGTTTACGGCCCTTGAAAATGTCGCAATGCCATTAATTATTCGTGGTACTAATCGTGACCAGGCCTACCGTAAAGCTTCTGCGCTAATCGAACGAGTTGGCCTAACAAACCGTGAAAGTCACAAGCCTTCAGAATTGTCCGGCGGTGAGCGTCAACGAATAGCTTTTGCACGAGCGCTGGCTAATGAGCCTGTTTGTGTATTGGCTGATGAACCAACAGGTAACTTAGATCACGCTACAGCCTTGAAAGTTTATGATCTGATGTGTGAAATTAATCAGGAAATGGGCACGACTTTTATTACAGTGACCCACGATCTGGAGCTGGCATCAAAAATGCAGCGTCAGTTAAAGCTTGAAGATGGTCACTTAATGGCGATTGAATAA
- a CDS encoding lipoprotein-releasing ABC transporter permease subunit encodes MRLPFSLFVGLRYTRAKRRNHFISFISLISMIGIALGVMVLITVMSVMNGFERELRDRILGMAPHVLVQGLGGPLEDWQSLEKTVKQHPEVIGVSPYIQTETMFRFQGRERFGMVQGILPDKIGEVSIVKDNMSMGSFDDIKSGEYNIVLGASIARGLGINLGDKVSLLILSETRISLAGVSMRTKRFTVTGIFETRSEADKSLAFIHMDDAAQLLRQEGVTALQLKTDNVMNVYDINYQVSQLLDHQYFVTDWTRQHETLFNAIDMEKKIMFILLTFIIAVAAFNIVTSLVMLVTEKQADIAILRTLGASPGSILRIFMTSGIINGLIGTLAGVILGVLLALNLPDIVSWVETTFGVSVFPQDVYFVNFLPTELIADDVIKIGLSAFAISVLATLYPSWKASKTQPAEALRYE; translated from the coding sequence ATGCGACTGCCATTCTCGTTATTTGTAGGGTTGCGCTACACCCGGGCTAAACGCCGTAACCACTTCATTTCTTTCATATCACTCATATCCATGATCGGGATTGCACTCGGTGTAATGGTGTTAATCACCGTTATGTCAGTCATGAACGGCTTTGAACGTGAGCTTAGAGACCGTATTCTGGGCATGGCACCTCATGTACTGGTTCAGGGTTTAGGTGGGCCGCTTGAAGACTGGCAGTCTCTGGAAAAGACCGTTAAACAACACCCTGAAGTCATCGGGGTATCTCCTTATATTCAGACTGAAACCATGTTCCGTTTCCAGGGCCGTGAGCGATTTGGAATGGTGCAAGGCATATTGCCAGACAAAATTGGCGAGGTGTCGATAGTCAAAGATAACATGAGCATGGGCTCATTCGATGACATTAAATCTGGTGAATATAATATCGTTCTAGGAGCCTCAATCGCGAGAGGCCTGGGAATCAATCTTGGTGACAAGGTTTCGCTATTAATTCTTAGCGAAACTCGCATTTCTCTTGCTGGCGTCAGTATGCGCACTAAGCGTTTTACCGTTACCGGGATTTTCGAAACACGTTCAGAAGCTGACAAGAGTCTGGCGTTCATCCATATGGATGATGCTGCGCAGTTATTGCGCCAAGAAGGTGTAACAGCGTTGCAACTTAAAACCGATAATGTCATGAACGTTTATGACATTAACTATCAGGTCAGCCAATTACTTGACCACCAATATTTTGTAACCGACTGGACACGTCAGCACGAAACGCTATTCAATGCCATTGATATGGAAAAGAAGATAATGTTCATTCTTCTAACCTTCATCATTGCCGTTGCTGCATTCAATATTGTCACATCTCTTGTCATGTTAGTTACTGAGAAGCAGGCTGACATTGCCATTTTAAGAACCCTTGGCGCAAGCCCAGGCTCAATTCTACGCATATTCATGACCAGCGGTATTATCAATGGTCTGATCGGGACTTTAGCAGGTGTTATTCTCGGCGTTCTATTAGCTTTGAATCTTCCAGATATCGTGAGCTGGGTAGAAACGACTTTTGGTGTCAGCGTCTTCCCACAAGACGTTTATTTCGTAAACTTCCTGCCTACAGAGTTAATTGCTGATGACGTGATTAAAATTGGTCTTTCGGCATTTGCCATAAGCGTATTAGCAACTTTATATCCTTCCTGGAAAGCATCTAAAACACAACCTGCGGAGGCTCTTCGTTATGAGTAA
- a CDS encoding DUF2288 domain-containing protein, with the protein MSESDKIEQLKNEQKTDSFTELTPREELIMKLNGETAVVAWKEIERFFAKGNLLLIEQGVDLINCAADLSLDNAEAIKPLIDSEKIQRMPIDFVKANCQPETEFWSVVVAPYVLAQLKE; encoded by the coding sequence ATGAGCGAGTCGGATAAGATTGAACAGTTAAAGAACGAACAAAAAACAGACAGCTTTACTGAGCTGACGCCGAGAGAAGAGTTAATTATGAAGCTCAATGGTGAGACAGCGGTTGTCGCCTGGAAAGAAATCGAGCGATTCTTTGCCAAAGGTAATTTGTTGCTGATAGAGCAGGGGGTGGATCTGATTAACTGTGCTGCAGACTTGTCATTGGATAATGCTGAAGCCATTAAACCCCTGATTGATTCGGAGAAGATTCAGCGCATGCCAATAGACTTCGTGAAAGCTAACTGCCAGCCTGAAACTGAATTTTGGTCAGTGGTTGTCGCGCCTTATGTGTTAGCCCAACTTAAAGAGTAA
- the nagZ gene encoding beta-N-acetylhexosaminidase has protein sequence MGPLMLDIEGLEVNSRERDLLQNPLLGGMILFSRNYDSPQQVAELTQSIREIAGRDILIAVDHEGGRVQRFREGFTAVPAMGTILLENSDHEQAKRKAYHWGAMIAIEVQAVGIDFSFAPVLDLNKNISQVIGDRAFSGKVDEVIELGREFIRGMNDYGMAATAKHFPGHGSVEADSHIDIPVDDRPREQIISDDMRVFAELAKNYQAVMPAHVIYPAFDKQPAGFSNIWLQDILRGQLGFDGVIFSDDLSMKGAEVVGGYYQRAEAAIKAGCDMVLVCNHPKEGQELAEQFDFDCDPKSTERLAAMRGKALNYSLSKVQGSDQWLSLKDNLLA, from the coding sequence ATTGGCCCATTGATGCTTGATATTGAGGGTTTAGAAGTTAACTCTCGCGAGCGTGACCTGCTTCAGAACCCTTTGCTCGGTGGCATGATTTTATTTAGCCGCAATTATGACTCTCCTCAACAGGTCGCAGAGCTGACTCAGTCGATTCGTGAAATAGCGGGTAGAGATATCCTGATTGCCGTGGATCATGAAGGTGGTCGGGTGCAGCGCTTTCGTGAAGGTTTCACTGCCGTACCTGCAATGGGCACCATCCTTTTGGAGAACTCAGATCACGAGCAGGCCAAGCGCAAAGCCTATCATTGGGGCGCCATGATTGCGATAGAAGTGCAGGCCGTAGGCATTGATTTTAGTTTTGCACCGGTGCTTGATTTGAATAAAAACATCAGTCAGGTCATTGGTGACCGTGCTTTTTCAGGCAAGGTGGACGAAGTTATAGAACTTGGCCGCGAGTTCATTCGTGGCATGAACGATTACGGAATGGCCGCAACGGCTAAGCATTTCCCCGGACACGGTTCAGTGGAAGCTGACTCACACATAGATATTCCTGTCGATGATCGCCCTCGGGAACAGATTATCAGTGATGACATGCGAGTGTTTGCAGAATTAGCGAAGAACTACCAGGCTGTAATGCCTGCACACGTTATCTACCCAGCTTTCGATAAGCAACCAGCGGGTTTCTCGAATATTTGGCTTCAGGACATTCTTCGCGGCCAGCTTGGCTTTGACGGTGTCATATTCAGCGATGACTTGAGTATGAAGGGTGCAGAGGTGGTTGGCGGTTATTACCAGCGTGCCGAAGCAGCTATCAAAGCTGGATGTGACATGGTGCTGGTCTGTAACCACCCCAAAGAAGGACAGGAACTTGCAGAACAGTTTGATTTTGACTGTGATCCTAAATCAACTGAGCGTCTAGCAGCCATGAGAGGTAAAGCCCTTAATTACTCATTGTCCAAAGTGCAGGGCAGTGACCAATGGTTATCGTTAAAAGACAATTTACTGGCGTAA